Proteins encoded together in one Pantoea sp. CCBC3-3-1 window:
- the treZ gene encoding malto-oligosyltrehalose trehalohydrolase, whose amino-acid sequence MESRAFLKSWGADYVAADTVRFRVWATGQQKVTLQLSGKAHEMRRNEEGWFELEVPGVVPGSEYNFVLADGLVLPDPASRAQKADVNGPSLVIDPTAYRWQTSAWQGRPWEQTVVYEMHIGTFTPEGTFQAAIEKLPALAELGITMLEILPVSQFGGNRGWGYDGVLLYAPHSAYGSPDDFKAFVDAAHSHGLSVVLDIVLNHFGPEGNYLPRLSPDFFHKERMTPWGAGIAYDVDAARRYIVEAPLYWLKEYHLDGLRFDAIDQIEDISDKHALIEIAERIRAEITDRPIHLTTEDSRNVIFLHPREADGAVPLFTGEWNDDFHNAVHVFATGETQAYYRDFANAPEKLIARILTEGFAYQGEVSPQSGKKRGVKSTDQPPVAFVDFIQNHDQVGNRAQGERLITLAGAERTKVLLALLLCSPHIPLLFMGEEYGETHPFLFFTDFHGDLAKAVRKGRAEEFEGHDGEDVPDPNAKSTFDASKLNWQALETEDGKAWLAFTRKLLTLRQQHIVPLLATAGGNSGSVLKTAEGFVAVSWTFPQGTLSLALNIGATPQPLPDLPGETIFAWPEVENGLPQNAIIVRLDAGEKK is encoded by the coding sequence ATGGAGTCCAGAGCGTTTCTTAAAAGTTGGGGGGCCGATTATGTGGCCGCCGATACCGTTCGCTTTCGTGTCTGGGCAACCGGCCAGCAAAAAGTGACACTGCAACTTTCCGGCAAAGCGCACGAGATGCGTCGCAATGAAGAGGGCTGGTTTGAACTCGAGGTACCCGGCGTGGTCCCCGGTTCGGAATATAATTTTGTTCTTGCCGATGGCCTGGTGTTACCCGATCCGGCTTCACGGGCGCAAAAGGCCGACGTCAACGGCCCTTCTCTGGTCATCGATCCTACGGCTTATCGCTGGCAAACCAGCGCCTGGCAGGGTCGCCCCTGGGAACAAACCGTAGTCTATGAAATGCACATCGGCACTTTTACGCCAGAAGGCACTTTTCAGGCTGCCATAGAGAAGCTGCCCGCGCTGGCCGAGCTTGGCATCACGATGCTTGAGATCCTGCCGGTCTCCCAGTTCGGCGGTAATCGTGGCTGGGGTTACGATGGCGTGCTGCTTTACGCCCCGCACTCCGCCTATGGCTCGCCGGACGATTTCAAAGCTTTTGTTGATGCCGCGCATTCCCATGGCCTCTCTGTCGTGCTGGATATCGTCCTCAACCATTTTGGCCCGGAAGGCAATTATTTGCCGCGGCTGTCGCCCGATTTTTTCCACAAGGAACGGATGACGCCGTGGGGGGCGGGCATCGCTTATGATGTGGATGCCGCCCGCCGCTATATTGTCGAAGCCCCGCTCTACTGGCTAAAGGAATATCATCTTGACGGTCTGCGTTTTGATGCCATCGATCAGATCGAAGATATTTCTGATAAGCACGCGCTGATTGAGATTGCAGAACGCATTCGTGCAGAGATTACCGACCGCCCCATTCATCTGACCACCGAAGACAGCCGTAACGTTATTTTTCTGCATCCGCGCGAAGCAGACGGTGCCGTGCCGCTGTTTACCGGCGAATGGAATGACGATTTCCACAATGCCGTGCACGTCTTTGCTACCGGCGAAACCCAGGCCTATTATCGCGATTTTGCCAACGCGCCGGAAAAGCTTATCGCTCGCATTCTGACGGAAGGCTTTGCCTATCAGGGCGAGGTTTCGCCCCAGTCAGGCAAAAAACGCGGCGTAAAAAGCACCGACCAGCCGCCAGTGGCTTTTGTGGATTTCATTCAGAATCACGATCAGGTCGGCAATCGCGCGCAGGGTGAAAGGCTGATTACGCTGGCCGGTGCCGAACGCACGAAAGTTCTGCTTGCCCTGCTGCTCTGTTCACCGCATATCCCGCTGCTGTTTATGGGCGAGGAGTATGGCGAGACCCATCCTTTCCTGTTTTTCACTGATTTTCATGGCGATCTTGCCAAAGCGGTGCGTAAAGGACGGGCGGAAGAGTTTGAAGGTCATGATGGCGAAGACGTGCCCGATCCCAACGCAAAAAGTACCTTTGACGCCTCAAAACTGAACTGGCAGGCGCTGGAAACGGAGGACGGCAAAGCGTGGCTGGCCTTTACCCGTAAGCTGTTAACGCTGCGTCAGCAGCATATCGTGCCGCTGCTGGCGACCGCTGGCGGTAACTCGGGCAGCGTACTGAAAACGGCGGAAGGTTTTGTTGCCGTTAGCTGGACGTTCCCGCAGGGTACGCTGTCGCTGGCGCTGAATATTGGCGCAACGCCGCAGCCGCTGCCTGACCTGCCTGGCGAAACGATTTTTGCCTGGCCGGAAGTGGAAAACGGGCTGCCACAAAATGCCATTATTGTCCGTCTTGATGCGGGAGAGAAAAAGTGA
- the argS gene encoding arginine--tRNA ligase, whose product MNIQALLSDKVSQAMIAAGAPAGCESQVRQSAKAQFGDYQANGIMAVAKKLGKAPRQLAEEVLNHLDLQGIASKVEIAGPGFINLFLDAKWLSAQVDNVVNAPRLGITPVTPQTVVIDYSAPNVAKEMHVGHVRSTIIGDAAVRTLEFLGHNVIRANHVGDWGTQFGMLIAFLEKQQNEHHEEIALADLEVFYREAKRTYDEDPAFAERARGYVVKLQGGDEYCRKMWKKLVDITMSQNQKIYDRMNVTLSRKDVMGESLYNDMLPGIVADLKAKGLAVESEGATVVFLDEYKNKDGEPMGVIIQKKDGGYLYTTTDIACAKYRFETLHADRVLYYIDSRQHQHLQQAWTIVRKAGYVPESVPLEHHAFGMMLGKDGKPFKTRAGGTIKLSDLLDEAVERATRLVSEKNPDMPAEELKQLANTVGIGAVKYADLSKSRTTDYVFDWDNMLAFEGNTAPYMQYAYTRVLSVFRKAGINEAEVQGKTAITEDREAALAVRLLQFEETITQVARDGTPHVMCAYLYDLAGLFSGFYEHCPILSAEDEATKQSRLTLALLTAKTLKQGLETLGIETVERM is encoded by the coding sequence GTGAATATTCAGGCTCTTCTTTCAGATAAAGTCAGTCAGGCGATGATCGCAGCAGGGGCTCCGGCCGGTTGCGAATCGCAGGTACGGCAGTCAGCCAAAGCACAGTTTGGTGATTACCAGGCTAACGGCATCATGGCGGTAGCAAAGAAACTGGGTAAAGCCCCGCGACAACTGGCTGAAGAAGTCCTGAACCATCTCGATCTGCAAGGTATTGCCAGCAAAGTCGAAATTGCCGGCCCGGGCTTTATTAATCTGTTTCTGGATGCCAAATGGCTTTCAGCGCAGGTGGATAACGTCGTTAATGCGCCGCGCCTTGGCATTACGCCAGTAACGCCGCAAACCGTTGTGATTGATTATTCTGCGCCAAACGTCGCGAAAGAGATGCACGTAGGGCATGTGCGTTCGACCATTATTGGCGATGCTGCCGTCCGTACGCTGGAATTCCTTGGTCATAATGTCATCCGCGCTAACCACGTGGGTGACTGGGGCACGCAGTTCGGTATGCTGATTGCTTTTCTGGAAAAACAGCAGAATGAGCATCATGAAGAGATCGCGCTGGCCGACCTGGAAGTGTTCTATCGTGAAGCCAAGCGCACTTATGATGAAGATCCGGCCTTCGCTGAACGCGCGCGCGGCTACGTAGTGAAGCTTCAGGGCGGTGATGAATACTGCCGTAAGATGTGGAAAAAGCTGGTCGACATTACGATGTCGCAGAACCAGAAAATTTATGACCGCATGAACGTGACGCTGAGCCGTAAAGATGTGATGGGCGAAAGCCTGTACAACGATATGCTGCCCGGCATTGTGGCCGATCTGAAAGCGAAAGGCCTGGCGGTCGAGAGCGAAGGCGCGACCGTGGTCTTCCTGGACGAATACAAGAACAAAGACGGCGAGCCGATGGGGGTGATCATCCAGAAAAAGGATGGTGGCTATCTCTATACCACCACCGACATCGCCTGCGCCAAATATCGCTTTGAGACCCTGCATGCGGATCGCGTGCTCTATTACATCGATTCCCGCCAGCACCAGCATCTGCAACAGGCGTGGACTATCGTACGCAAAGCCGGTTACGTGCCTGAATCTGTACCGCTGGAGCATCACGCATTCGGCATGATGCTGGGCAAAGACGGCAAGCCGTTCAAAACCCGTGCGGGCGGCACGATCAAATTATCCGATCTGCTTGATGAAGCGGTCGAACGCGCCACGCGTCTGGTGAGCGAGAAAAACCCCGATATGCCTGCTGAAGAACTTAAGCAGCTGGCAAACACCGTTGGGATTGGCGCAGTGAAATACGCCGATCTCTCCAAGAGTCGCACCACGGATTACGTGTTCGACTGGGACAACATGCTGGCGTTTGAAGGTAATACCGCGCCTTATATGCAGTATGCCTACACCCGCGTGCTGTCGGTGTTCCGTAAAGCGGGTATCAACGAAGCTGAAGTTCAGGGTAAAACTGCCATTACCGAAGATCGTGAGGCAGCGCTGGCCGTACGCCTGTTGCAGTTCGAAGAGACCATCACTCAGGTTGCGCGTGACGGTACGCCGCACGTGATGTGTGCTTATTTATACGATCTGGCCGGTTTGTTCTCCGGATTCTACGAGCACTGCCCAATTCTGTCTGCGGAAGACGAAGCCACGAAGCAGAGCCGCCTGACGCTGGCGCTGCTGACGGCAAAAACGCTGAAGCAGGGTCTGGAAACGCTGGGTATCGAAACCGTAGAACGTATGTAA
- a CDS encoding VOC family protein: protein MFEGHFAEELADLANDSSRFLRSLYDLADRLGLQLDALKADHIAVRCHQSATAERWKKGFLQHGVLFSEKAIHGRPIALFELTTPLKVGPWEISVVELPWPGEKVYRHEGWEHVEIVLSGDPHTLSARALALFADEGLSKPGLSIKNSAPKGEGERLPNPTLAVSNGTVTIKFHPWSLKEIVESEL, encoded by the coding sequence ATGTTTGAAGGTCATTTCGCGGAAGAATTAGCCGATTTAGCTAATGATTCATCACGTTTTTTACGATCTCTTTACGATCTGGCGGACCGGTTAGGGCTACAGCTGGATGCGCTGAAAGCTGACCATATCGCCGTGCGTTGTCATCAGTCCGCCACCGCAGAACGCTGGAAAAAAGGCTTTTTACAGCATGGTGTGCTGTTTTCTGAAAAAGCGATTCACGGGCGCCCAATTGCGCTATTTGAGTTAACAACGCCGCTAAAAGTAGGGCCATGGGAAATCAGTGTGGTTGAGCTGCCCTGGCCGGGTGAAAAGGTCTACCGGCATGAAGGTTGGGAGCACGTTGAGATTGTTTTAAGCGGCGATCCGCATACGTTGAGCGCCAGGGCGCTGGCGCTGTTTGCCGATGAAGGGTTGAGTAAGCCAGGTCTGTCGATCAAAAACAGCGCGCCAAAAGGCGAGGGCGAGCGCCTGCCGAACCCGACGCTGGCCGTCTCAAACGGTACCGTCACCATCAAGTTCCATCCCTGGAGCCTGAAAGAGATTGTGGAAAGCGAGTTATAA